In Streptococcus dysgalactiae subsp. dysgalactiae, the following are encoded in one genomic region:
- the treC gene encoding alpha,alpha-phosphotrehalase, with translation MTIDKKKVVYQIYPKSYKDTTGNGVGDLRGIIDKLPYLQELGIDMIWLNPFYPSPQRDNGYDVSDYTAVNPDFGTMADFEDLVKAAKEHQIELMLDMVLNHCSTDHEWFQKALAGDPYYQDFFILRDQPTDWVSKFGGNAWAPFGDTGKYYLHLFDVTQADLNWRNSHVREELAKVVNFWRDKGVKGFRFDVINLIGKDEELVDCPVNDGKPAYTDRPITHTYLHDLNQASFGQDDSFMTVGEMSATTIDNCLLYTAPEREELSMAFNFHHLKVDYENGQKWTIMAFDFAALRDLFHAWGEGMSQGNGWSALFYNNHDQPRALNRFVDVTHFRNEGATMLAASIHLSRGTPYIYMGEEIGMLDPDFDSMDDYVDVESLNAYSSLLVSGKSAEEAFAIIKAKSRDNARTPMQWDASEHAGFTTGKPWLGVGKSYRDINVETEKEGRIFPFYQRLIALRKELPIIAEGDYRAAFKDSQAVYAFERHLGDQCLLVLNHFYADEVELELPPRYQHGQVLISNYEKVSIGEKVILKPYQTLAILADN, from the coding sequence ATGACAATTGATAAAAAGAAAGTCGTCTATCAAATTTACCCAAAATCTTATAAGGACACTACTGGAAATGGTGTGGGAGACTTGCGAGGAATCATTGACAAATTGCCTTACTTACAAGAACTAGGGATAGATATGATTTGGTTGAACCCTTTCTACCCTAGTCCACAACGAGATAATGGCTATGATGTTTCAGATTATACGGCGGTCAATCCTGATTTTGGGACTATGGCTGATTTTGAAGATTTGGTGAAAGCTGCTAAGGAGCATCAGATTGAGTTAATGTTGGATATGGTTTTGAATCACTGTTCCACAGACCACGAGTGGTTCCAAAAAGCTTTAGCAGGAGACCCTTATTATCAGGATTTCTTTATCTTGAGAGATCAGCCGACTGATTGGGTTTCCAAATTTGGTGGGAATGCTTGGGCGCCTTTTGGAGATACAGGCAAGTACTACTTACACTTGTTTGATGTGACACAGGCTGACTTGAATTGGCGGAACTCACACGTTCGTGAGGAACTGGCTAAAGTGGTTAATTTTTGGCGAGATAAAGGAGTGAAGGGGTTCCGGTTTGATGTGATTAACCTGATTGGGAAAGATGAAGAGCTGGTGGATTGTCCGGTCAATGATGGTAAGCCAGCTTATACGGATCGTCCTATTACTCACACTTATCTTCATGATCTCAATCAAGCCAGTTTTGGTCAGGATGATTCGTTTATGACAGTAGGGGAAATGTCTGCCACGACTATTGACAACTGTCTTTTATACACGGCTCCCGAACGGGAAGAGTTGTCCATGGCTTTTAATTTCCACCATCTAAAAGTTGATTATGAGAATGGTCAGAAATGGACTATTATGGCTTTTGATTTTGCAGCGCTGCGAGACTTATTCCATGCCTGGGGTGAAGGCATGAGTCAAGGCAATGGGTGGAGTGCCTTGTTCTACAATAACCATGATCAACCACGTGCCCTGAATCGTTTTGTTGATGTAACACATTTCCGAAACGAAGGGGCTACGATGTTAGCGGCTTCCATCCATTTGTCACGAGGAACGCCTTACATTTATATGGGTGAGGAGATTGGCATGCTTGATCCAGATTTTGATAGTATGGATGATTATGTGGATGTGGAAAGTCTCAATGCTTACTCAAGCTTACTAGTCTCAGGTAAAAGTGCAGAAGAAGCCTTTGCCATTATCAAGGCTAAGTCAAGGGACAATGCCAGAACCCCAATGCAATGGGATGCTAGTGAACATGCTGGCTTTACGACTGGTAAGCCTTGGTTAGGGGTTGGCAAATCTTATCGAGACATCAATGTCGAAACAGAAAAAGAGGGACGTATTTTTCCTTTCTACCAACGCTTGATTGCTTTGCGGAAGGAACTCCCTATTATTGCTGAAGGGGATTATCGGGCTGCTTTTAAAGATAGTCAGGCTGTCTACGCCTTTGAACGCCATTTAGGTGACCAGTGCTTACTTGTTCTCAATCATTTTTATGCTGATGAGGTCGAACTGGAATTACCTCCACGTTATCAACATGGACAGGTCTTAATCAGCAACTATGAGAAAGTCTCTATTGGCGAAAAAGTGATACTGAAACCTTATCAGACACTTGCTATTTTAGCTGATAACTAA
- the treP gene encoding PTS system trehalose-specific EIIBC component: MGKFEQDAKSLLTAIGGKENIKAVTHCATRMRFVLNDNNKANVKEIEKISAVKGTFTNAGQFQVIIGNEVPVFYNDFTAVSGIEGVSKEAAKSAAKSNQNALQRVMTMLAEIFTPIIPAIIVGGLILGFRNILESVPFEFLGQQVEKGKLVFDAAGDPVWNTIVRVSPFWSGVNHFLWLPGEAIFHFLPVGITWSVTRKMGTTQILGIVLGICLVSPQLLNAYAVAGTPAAEIAKNWVWDFGFFTINRIGYQAQVIPALLAGLSLAYLEIFWRKRIPEVVSMIFVPFLSLIPALILAHTVLGPIGWTIGKGISFVVLAGLTGPVKWLFGAIFGALYAPLVITGLHHMTNAIDTQLIADTATRTTGLWPMIALSNIAQGSAVFAYYLMNRHEERETEISLPAAISAYLGVTEPALFGVNVKYVYPFVAGMIGSGIAGLLSTTFNVQANSIGVGGLPGFMAINVKYMIPFFICMAVAIVVPMFLTFFFRKSHIMTKTEDEAKLLERPVSEAPVATAPHKTMQGTVITLTSPLTGEVKALSEAVDPVFAQGAMGQGVLLQPTEGVLVAPCDAEVSVLFPTKHAIGLVTAEGLELLMHIGMDTVNLDGQGFEALVRQGDQVKTGQTLIRFDIAAISEAGYATETPLVVTNQDDFTVTVEVSLPRQIKVNDKLAVAVKN, from the coding sequence ATGGGAAAATTTGAACAGGATGCTAAGAGTCTTCTAACTGCTATTGGCGGTAAAGAAAACATCAAGGCTGTCACACACTGTGCAACGCGTATGCGTTTTGTTTTGAATGATAATAATAAGGCAAATGTCAAAGAGATTGAAAAAATTTCTGCAGTGAAAGGGACATTTACCAATGCTGGACAGTTTCAGGTAATCATTGGTAATGAGGTTCCAGTCTTTTATAATGACTTTACAGCTGTTTCTGGTATTGAAGGGGTGTCTAAAGAAGCTGCCAAATCAGCAGCTAAAAGTAATCAAAATGCCTTACAACGGGTGATGACCATGTTGGCTGAGATTTTCACACCTATTATTCCGGCGATTATCGTTGGGGGGCTTATTTTAGGTTTCCGTAATATTTTGGAGAGTGTGCCTTTTGAATTTCTTGGGCAGCAGGTCGAAAAAGGGAAATTAGTTTTTGATGCAGCTGGGGATCCTGTTTGGAATACGATTGTGAGGGTATCTCCTTTCTGGTCAGGGGTTAACCATTTCTTGTGGTTACCAGGGGAAGCTATTTTCCACTTCTTACCAGTTGGGATTACTTGGTCTGTGACGCGTAAGATGGGAACCACTCAAATTTTAGGGATTGTCCTTGGTATCTGTTTGGTGTCACCACAATTATTGAATGCCTATGCGGTGGCAGGAACGCCTGCTGCTGAGATTGCCAAAAACTGGGTTTGGGATTTTGGTTTCTTTACCATTAATCGTATTGGGTATCAGGCACAGGTTATTCCAGCCCTTTTAGCTGGTCTGTCCCTTGCTTATCTTGAAATTTTCTGGCGTAAACGGATTCCAGAAGTGGTTTCAATGATTTTTGTGCCATTCCTTTCTTTGATTCCAGCTTTGATTTTAGCACATACGGTATTGGGGCCAATCGGTTGGACTATTGGTAAAGGGATTTCCTTTGTTGTGTTAGCTGGATTGACTGGTCCTGTTAAATGGCTATTCGGTGCCATCTTTGGTGCCTTGTATGCTCCGCTAGTTATTACTGGTTTACATCACATGACAAATGCCATTGATACCCAATTAATTGCTGATACTGCAACTCGTACAACTGGTTTGTGGCCAATGATTGCTCTTTCAAATATCGCTCAAGGGTCAGCCGTTTTTGCTTACTATTTAATGAATCGTCATGAAGAACGTGAGACTGAAATATCGCTTCCTGCAGCAATTTCTGCTTACCTTGGGGTAACTGAGCCTGCCTTATTTGGGGTTAATGTTAAATATGTTTATCCCTTTGTAGCCGGAATGATTGGCTCAGGTATTGCGGGGCTCTTATCAACAACCTTTAATGTTCAGGCAAATTCTATTGGTGTTGGTGGCTTACCAGGTTTCATGGCTATCAATGTGAAGTATATGATTCCATTCTTCATCTGTATGGCAGTAGCCATTGTGGTACCGATGTTTTTAACCTTCTTTTTCCGTAAATCACATATCATGACTAAGACAGAAGATGAAGCTAAACTACTTGAGAGACCCGTTTCGGAGGCTCCTGTAGCAACTGCTCCACATAAGACTATGCAAGGGACAGTTATCACTTTAACCAGCCCTTTAACTGGTGAAGTTAAAGCGTTGTCTGAAGCTGTTGATCCTGTCTTTGCACAGGGAGCTATGGGCCAAGGTGTTCTTCTTCAACCGACAGAAGGGGTTTTAGTAGCGCCTTGTGATGCTGAAGTATCGGTCTTGTTCCCAACCAAACACGCTATTGGTTTGGTGACGGCTGAAGGTTTGGAATTATTGATGCATATTGGCATGGATACGGTTAACTTAGATGGTCAAGGATTTGAAGCTTTGGTGAGGCAAGGTGATCAGGTTAAGACTGGACAAACCTTGATTCGATTTGACATAGCAGCTATTTCTGAAGCTGGATACGCCACTGAAACACCTCTTGTGGTGACTAATCAAGATGACTTTACGGTAACTGTTGAAGTTAGCTTACCGCGTCAGATTAAGGTTAATGATAAGTTAGCAGTAGCGGTGAAAAATTAG
- the treR gene encoding trehalose operon repressor: protein MTKYERIYKDLETKINKDFYKEGDFLPTEIELSQQYQASRDTVRKALSLLTKAGLILKKQGRGTQVIKHHQIMFPISELTSYQELVSYSNLDSKTNVIAIDKLIVDETLSKLTGFSKNSLVWRVTRQRVVEGVASVLDIDYLSKTLVPIMTREIAEHSIYQYLEKELHLTIDFALKEVTIDQITDHDKILLDLGSDQHVVSVKSKVYLSNNNQFQFTESRHKLEKFKFLDFARRRPK from the coding sequence ATGACAAAGTATGAACGTATTTATAAAGACCTCGAAACAAAAATCAACAAAGACTTTTACAAAGAAGGGGATTTTTTACCTACTGAAATAGAATTGAGTCAACAGTACCAAGCTAGCCGAGATACCGTCCGCAAGGCTCTCTCGCTTCTCACCAAGGCAGGCCTTATCCTCAAAAAACAAGGACGTGGCACCCAAGTGATTAAGCATCATCAGATCATGTTCCCCATCTCAGAACTAACTAGTTATCAGGAACTCGTCTCTTACTCAAATCTAGATTCTAAGACCAACGTCATTGCCATTGATAAACTGATTGTGGATGAGACACTTTCAAAATTGACCGGTTTTAGCAAAAACAGTTTGGTCTGGCGTGTTACGCGCCAACGCGTTGTTGAGGGTGTGGCTTCCGTCTTAGACATTGATTACCTTAGTAAAACTTTGGTGCCAATAATGACAAGGGAAATCGCAGAGCATTCTATTTATCAATACCTGGAAAAGGAACTCCATCTCACCATTGACTTTGCCCTCAAAGAGGTTACCATTGACCAAATAACCGATCATGATAAAATTTTACTTGACCTTGGATCAGACCAACATGTTGTTTCCGTCAAATCCAAAGTCTACCTTTCCAATAATAACCAATTCCAATTCACCGAGAGTCGCCATAAACTGGAAAAATTTAAATTTTTAGATTTTGCTCGGCGCAGACCAAAATAA
- a CDS encoding winged helix-turn-helix transcriptional regulator: MLKKRPACPVETTLSVIGNKWKLLILRDLLKGTLRFGQLKASIGTVSKKVLTAQLRAMEADGLVHREVYAEVPPRVEYSLTETGLSLSPVIEVMSDWGQSYQEKHVALFEEA, encoded by the coding sequence ATGCTGAAAAAAAGACCAGCTTGTCCCGTAGAAACAACCTTATCGGTAATCGGGAATAAATGGAAATTATTAATATTAAGGGATTTGTTGAAGGGGACTTTGAGGTTTGGGCAATTAAAGGCTTCTATTGGGACTGTTAGCAAAAAGGTACTCACTGCCCAATTGAGGGCTATGGAAGCAGACGGTTTGGTTCATCGGGAAGTGTATGCAGAAGTGCCACCTCGTGTCGAGTATTCCTTAACTGAAACTGGGTTGAGTTTATCGCCTGTTATTGAAGTGATGTCAGATTGGGGACAAAGCTATCAAGAAAAGCACGTGGCTTTATTTGAGGAAGCATAG